A window of the Halopseudomonas phragmitis genome harbors these coding sequences:
- the ycaC gene encoding isochorismate family cysteine hydrolase YcaC: MAFQYKRLDKNDVALLMVDHQSGLLSLVRDFSPDDFKNNVLALADIAKFFNIPTILTTSFESGPNGPLVPELKAMFPDAPYFARPGQINAWDNADFVQAVKATGKKQLLIAGVVTEVCVAFPVLSAIEEGFEVFVVADASGTFNPTTREASWSRMAEAGAQMMTWFAVGCELHRDWRNDIEGFGGLLASHLPAYANLIQSYSAQNG, from the coding sequence CGTCTAGACAAGAACGATGTCGCATTGCTGATGGTCGACCATCAATCCGGTCTGCTGTCACTGGTACGGGATTTTTCCCCTGATGACTTCAAGAACAATGTGCTGGCCCTGGCAGACATCGCTAAGTTCTTCAACATACCAACCATTCTGACCACAAGCTTCGAGTCTGGCCCCAATGGACCGCTGGTCCCGGAACTCAAGGCCATGTTTCCCGACGCGCCCTACTTTGCTCGCCCAGGCCAGATCAATGCCTGGGACAATGCCGACTTCGTCCAGGCCGTCAAAGCCACAGGCAAGAAGCAATTGCTGATTGCCGGGGTGGTAACCGAAGTGTGCGTGGCCTTTCCGGTACTGTCGGCCATTGAGGAGGGTTTTGAGGTGTTTGTGGTTGCCGATGCCTCTGGCACTTTCAACCCCACTACCCGGGAAGCCTCCTGGAGTCGTATGGCCGAAGCCGGCGCCCAGATGATGACCTGGTTTGCGGTTGGTTGTGAGCTGCACCGGGACTGGCGCAACGACATCGAAGGTTTCGGAGGACTGCTCGCCAGCCACCTGCCCGCCTATGCCAACCTGATACAGAGTTATAGCGCCCAGAATGGTTGA
- a CDS encoding antibiotic biosynthesis monooxygenase, with translation MNQSNDNNGDSSSHGNQGASIIIRHQVSPDDRNRYETWLRQIITTAARFPGHQGVHILRPVGTDQTFEIAVRFSSQEQAQNWLDSDQRRELIADIRPILAQTEHIEIHSGIDFWFTPPTAQSKQPTRWKQWLVTTSVIWPLTMLVPLAFQPLFRQVPVLSAWGISHGLIAATIVGLVVYVIMPRVVRLVAGWLFR, from the coding sequence ATGAACCAGAGCAACGACAATAACGGCGACTCGAGCAGCCATGGCAACCAGGGTGCTTCAATCATCATTCGTCACCAGGTCTCCCCCGATGACCGCAACCGCTATGAAACCTGGCTCAGACAGATCATCACCACCGCCGCGCGGTTTCCCGGCCACCAGGGCGTCCACATTCTACGCCCGGTTGGCACGGATCAGACCTTCGAGATTGCCGTGCGCTTTTCCAGTCAGGAGCAGGCTCAGAACTGGCTGGACTCAGACCAGCGCCGGGAATTGATTGCCGATATCCGCCCCATACTGGCCCAGACCGAGCACATAGAAATACACAGCGGTATCGACTTCTGGTTCACCCCACCCACCGCCCAGAGCAAACAACCCACACGCTGGAAGCAGTGGCTGGTGACCACCTCCGTGATCTGGCCCCTGACCATGCTGGTTCCGCTGGCATTTCAGCCGCTGTTCCGCCAGGTACCAGTGCTGTCCGCCTGGGGTATCAGTCATGGTCTGATAGCCGCCACCATCGTTGGTCTGGTGGTCTATGTCATCATGCCCCGGGTTGTCAGATTGGTGGCCGGCTGGCTGTTTCGCTGA
- a CDS encoding vWA domain-containing protein: MSFSAIPGVEFIDNTNQRTPCVLVLDASGSMAGEPMAQLNAGLEIFAQELKNDAMAAMRVQVLVIAVGGFEDVQILQPWTDAVDFKPPVIQANGMTPLGKGMDLALDEVRNQKAVYDANGISSTRPWVIMISDGCPNDFGWEQAAQRCRQEESDKRVVVFPIGTEGADFAALGQFSNKTPKKLKGLQFRELFIWLSRSMSTVSASVPGERISLPATDSWAEVEI, translated from the coding sequence ATGTCTTTCTCCGCTATTCCCGGCGTCGAATTCATCGACAACACCAATCAACGCACCCCGTGCGTACTGGTACTGGACGCTTCCGGCTCCATGGCTGGCGAACCTATGGCCCAGCTCAATGCCGGACTGGAAATCTTCGCCCAGGAACTCAAGAATGACGCCATGGCCGCCATGCGGGTCCAGGTGCTGGTCATTGCCGTCGGCGGTTTCGAAGATGTTCAGATTCTCCAGCCCTGGACCGATGCGGTGGACTTCAAGCCACCGGTGATTCAGGCCAACGGCATGACGCCGCTGGGCAAGGGGATGGATCTGGCGCTGGATGAGGTGCGCAACCAGAAGGCCGTATACGACGCCAACGGCATATCCAGCACCCGCCCCTGGGTCATCATGATCTCCGATGGCTGCCCGAACGATTTTGGCTGGGAGCAGGCAGCCCAGCGCTGCCGTCAGGAAGAGTCCGACAAACGCGTGGTAGTGTTCCCGATCGGCACCGAGGGCGCGGATTTCGCCGCACTGGGGCAGTTCTCCAACAAGACGCCGAAAAAACTCAAGGGTTTGCAGTTCCGTGAGCTGTTCATTTGGCTGAGTCGCAGTATGTCGACCGTATCGGCCAGCGTACCCGGTGAGCGGATCAGCCTGCCGGCGACCGACTCCTGGGCCGAAGTCGAGATCTGA
- a CDS encoding PP2C family serine/threonine-protein phosphatase yields MRILSAGAAVTGTSHVDNGQPCQDAFEIVASFSGVVACVCDGAGSAARSDEGARALAQGVCRTLSADLERSLTEANAFERIAGAIQSVREQLANRGPLEDFHSTLCGVVMTRQGNLVFHLGDGLIFGINPDDWDDCLVSEPENGEFAETTYFFTLPGWRQHLRVQCVPPRFSTWFLMTDGTASFAARSQPYRPERGFLQPVHNYLSSVTQFTGRQALEGTLADPRTHRITADDKTLVWLHHGS; encoded by the coding sequence ATGCGGATTCTAAGTGCCGGCGCTGCGGTGACCGGCACATCACATGTCGACAACGGCCAGCCCTGTCAGGACGCCTTCGAGATCGTGGCCAGCTTCTCCGGCGTAGTGGCCTGCGTCTGTGACGGCGCAGGTTCAGCAGCGCGGTCGGATGAGGGTGCCCGGGCCCTGGCCCAAGGTGTCTGCCGCACACTGTCTGCCGACCTGGAACGCAGCCTGACTGAGGCCAATGCCTTCGAGCGGATAGCCGGCGCCATTCAAAGCGTACGCGAGCAGTTGGCCAACCGTGGGCCGTTGGAGGATTTTCACTCGACTCTGTGCGGGGTAGTGATGACGCGCCAGGGCAATCTGGTGTTTCACCTGGGAGACGGACTGATCTTCGGCATCAATCCGGATGACTGGGATGATTGCCTGGTCAGCGAGCCAGAAAATGGCGAGTTCGCCGAAACCACCTATTTCTTCACCTTGCCTGGCTGGCGCCAGCACCTGCGCGTGCAATGCGTACCGCCACGGTTTAGCACCTGGTTTCTGATGACCGATGGCACCGCCAGCTTCGCCGCCCGCAGCCAGCCCTACCGGCCTGAACGAGGCTTTTTGCAACCGGTCCACAACTATTTGAGCAGCGTGACGCAGTTCACCGGCCGCCAGGCACTTGAAGGAACACTGGCAGACCCTCGTACCCACCGCATTACCGCTGACGACAAAACCCTGGTGTGGCTGCACCATGGCTCGTAA
- a CDS encoding protein kinase domain-containing protein yields the protein MARKGHYTLKFADGRQESLALSGKALNRGADGAIYRSPDGHYALKYYHEPGKDPERQHKVWQMILHPPEDTQANHFAWPCALLFNPRGVFVGFAMPLLDIASYASLDMALSARGRKIESLPQSSAWRLQVAINLCKRVAELHEKGHCIIDLKPANLLVHRRSGDVAVVDCDGFAVQGNDEYFPAHQFTMGFIAPEAFSSRQSPQVLRQPQDQFALAVILFKLLNNGLHPYQGVPTRRREIPTDNQNRIGGSFYPYGIQAHADIKPSPWSVHQDFPAIVRQTFDHSFTTRQRPSAREWVGLLEQAAQRLKQCSQIPEHGYWGKQCPHCARADTRVKVNKPKPTQRPRPPLPQGQAVAARDK from the coding sequence ATGGCTCGTAAGGGCCACTACACTCTGAAATTTGCCGACGGCCGCCAGGAATCTCTGGCGCTGTCGGGCAAGGCTTTGAACCGTGGCGCCGACGGAGCAATCTACCGCTCCCCTGATGGCCACTATGCCCTGAAGTATTACCACGAGCCAGGCAAGGACCCAGAGCGTCAGCACAAAGTCTGGCAAATGATCCTGCATCCACCCGAAGACACTCAGGCCAACCACTTTGCCTGGCCCTGCGCACTGCTGTTCAACCCACGCGGGGTATTTGTCGGCTTTGCCATGCCGCTGCTGGACATTGCCAGCTATGCCTCTTTGGATATGGCTCTGAGCGCCCGAGGCCGAAAGATCGAGTCATTGCCACAGTCCAGCGCCTGGCGCCTGCAAGTGGCAATCAACCTGTGCAAACGGGTGGCCGAACTGCACGAAAAGGGTCACTGCATCATCGACCTTAAACCAGCCAACCTGCTGGTGCATCGGCGCAGTGGTGATGTCGCAGTAGTCGACTGTGATGGTTTCGCGGTGCAGGGCAATGACGAATACTTTCCGGCGCACCAGTTCACCATGGGATTTATCGCACCGGAGGCGTTCAGCAGCCGGCAATCGCCCCAGGTATTACGTCAGCCGCAGGACCAGTTCGCCCTGGCGGTCATCCTGTTCAAACTCCTCAACAATGGCCTGCACCCCTATCAGGGGGTGCCAACCCGGCGACGCGAAATCCCGACAGACAATCAGAACCGGATTGGCGGTAGTTTCTATCCCTATGGCATTCAGGCCCATGCCGATATCAAACCTTCACCCTGGAGTGTGCATCAGGACTTTCCGGCAATTGTGCGCCAGACCTTCGATCACAGCTTCACAACCCGCCAGCGGCCCAGTGCCCGGGAATGGGTTGGACTGCTGGAGCAGGCCGCACAGCGGCTTAAACAGTGCAGCCAGATTCCTGAGCATGGGTACTGGGGCAAACAGTGCCCGCACTGCGCCCGGGCCGATACCAGGGTCAAGGTCAACAAGCCCAAGCCCACGCAGCGCCCGCGTCCGCCGCTACCACAGGGCCAGGCTGTAGCCGCGCGCGATAAATGA
- a CDS encoding phage tail length tape measure family protein: MSKKLELAMRIRAEMDQAIGQLRQLEGEIDDVGKQSQRTASDLDRIGSALGKIAAAVAGGALYKAVISATIEQERVTAQLEQRLRSTEHAAGLTRDELLDMAGAMQQVTTYGDEAVIPAQSLLLTFTKIGREVFPRALEVVLDMSVAMGQDLKSSAIQLGKALNDPVQGIASLSRVGVQFTDSQKSMIQQMVETGRIADAQRIILAELETQMGGSARAARDTFGGSIAALKNAFGDLLEGDPNSPGLLAAREAIEELVTLLSDPSTKEAFGVIIGAVAQLTTVAAEATVAIGDLYQNISAMVQSAAGDLDPLKRLSVEIRAVDRALKGGLDTPFKYLFTSEEELQAIRAQLIAERDLILAARGGSQGGSAAITSGVASSELPQLVEVNKEYEKLLGNLRRQSELFGVTSEAARVRYAIEQGDLGELTDDQRRSLLVYAEQLDAMRSQQRAAEDQARTSQRLAAEQQGYVRQLERQSALIGLNTEQVRAYEIAEKGLTGTLRDRAEAAVALLAAEERRVQVAADAATLAGLEAQRLRAQGREAEALTIEIEQRYGELMTRLQERGDTAGLEIVNGLINIEQARARLNELQSVVDQVFSSTARQEQSVQAQLAAGLITEGEARRRIIELHQQQAAELMRILPMMEAVAEITGDPAALENVQRIRAELENMQYITNDLIRAFRDGLQGGIEEALMGLVRGTHDLRDALESLVLGIADSMARLAAEQLADMATQSVLNLFQQGAQAATAAAGQKAAAEVAAINTVTAAQQAADTARAASSVAAANTAAAGQAGAAASTASAWTPAAIAASIGSFGSAAAIGLAAVVAAMAFQAFAEGGHVRGAGTTTSDSIPAWLSDYEFVTRAAVVQQPGALPFLHDFNERGMAALDDWAGRVRHATGGLAGVPAPALPAPAMHTGQLTEGGGNQTMLKNNIDVFVGVPEQFIVEQTWGRAGKERFYAELSQNAATVRQILGF, from the coding sequence ATGAGCAAGAAACTCGAACTGGCGATGCGCATCCGGGCTGAGATGGATCAGGCCATCGGGCAACTGCGTCAGCTGGAGGGTGAAATTGATGATGTTGGCAAGCAGTCGCAGCGCACTGCCAGTGACCTGGATCGTATTGGGTCGGCGCTCGGTAAGATTGCTGCGGCTGTGGCTGGTGGCGCTCTGTATAAGGCCGTTATTTCTGCGACGATCGAGCAGGAGCGTGTAACCGCACAGCTGGAGCAGCGTTTGCGCTCAACTGAACATGCTGCCGGCCTGACCCGCGACGAGCTGCTGGATATGGCCGGCGCAATGCAGCAGGTAACGACCTATGGTGATGAGGCCGTTATTCCGGCGCAATCTCTGCTGCTGACGTTCACAAAAATTGGCCGTGAAGTGTTCCCGCGCGCTCTTGAGGTTGTCCTCGATATGAGCGTTGCGATGGGGCAGGACTTGAAGTCCTCCGCCATTCAGCTCGGCAAAGCCTTGAACGACCCTGTGCAGGGTATTGCATCGTTATCGAGAGTTGGCGTCCAGTTCACAGACTCTCAGAAGTCCATGATTCAGCAGATGGTTGAGACTGGCCGCATTGCAGATGCGCAGCGGATCATTCTTGCTGAATTGGAAACCCAAATGGGTGGGTCAGCACGGGCCGCTAGGGACACTTTTGGTGGATCCATCGCCGCGTTAAAGAACGCCTTCGGCGACTTGTTAGAAGGTGACCCCAATAGTCCTGGTCTGCTTGCAGCTCGGGAGGCAATCGAAGAACTGGTCACGCTGCTGAGCGATCCGTCTACCAAGGAAGCGTTTGGGGTCATCATTGGGGCGGTAGCTCAACTGACAACGGTTGCAGCAGAAGCAACTGTTGCTATTGGTGACCTGTATCAGAATATCAGTGCAATGGTTCAAAGTGCCGCTGGTGATCTTGACCCATTGAAACGTCTTTCTGTCGAAATTCGCGCTGTTGATCGGGCGCTGAAAGGCGGGCTTGATACTCCATTTAAATACCTTTTCACATCTGAAGAAGAGTTGCAGGCAATCAGGGCTCAGTTGATTGCTGAGCGTGATCTGATTCTTGCTGCTCGCGGCGGGTCTCAGGGTGGAAGCGCTGCGATCACCTCCGGAGTAGCGTCTAGTGAGCTGCCACAACTGGTAGAGGTCAACAAGGAGTATGAGAAGCTCCTGGGTAACCTGCGTCGGCAGTCCGAGCTGTTTGGTGTCACCTCTGAAGCAGCCCGCGTTCGCTACGCCATTGAGCAGGGCGACCTCGGCGAGCTGACGGATGATCAGCGCCGCAGTTTGCTGGTTTATGCTGAGCAGCTGGATGCCATGCGCAGTCAGCAGCGTGCTGCGGAAGATCAAGCGCGCACGTCACAGAGACTGGCGGCTGAGCAACAGGGATATGTCCGTCAACTCGAACGCCAGTCCGCCCTGATCGGCCTCAACACTGAGCAGGTTCGGGCCTACGAAATCGCCGAAAAGGGTCTAACCGGCACCCTGCGCGACCGCGCCGAAGCGGCGGTCGCACTGCTTGCTGCCGAAGAGCGCCGGGTCCAAGTCGCCGCTGATGCCGCAACCCTGGCCGGACTTGAGGCTCAACGCCTGCGCGCCCAGGGCCGCGAAGCCGAGGCCCTGACCATCGAGATCGAGCAGCGTTACGGCGAGCTGATGACGCGCCTGCAGGAGCGCGGCGACACAGCCGGTCTGGAGATCGTCAACGGGCTGATCAACATCGAGCAGGCCAGAGCCAGGCTCAATGAGCTGCAGTCTGTGGTTGACCAGGTGTTTTCATCGACAGCCCGCCAGGAACAGTCAGTCCAGGCGCAACTTGCGGCCGGGTTGATCACCGAGGGCGAGGCCCGTCGGCGGATCATCGAGCTGCACCAGCAGCAGGCGGCTGAACTGATGCGCATTTTGCCCATGATGGAAGCCGTGGCAGAAATCACAGGCGACCCGGCCGCGCTTGAGAACGTCCAGCGTATCCGGGCAGAGCTTGAGAATATGCAGTACATCACCAATGACCTGATCCGGGCGTTCCGTGATGGCCTGCAGGGTGGTATCGAAGAGGCGCTGATGGGCCTTGTGCGTGGCACGCACGATCTGCGCGATGCGCTCGAAAGCCTTGTGCTGGGTATTGCTGATTCGATGGCTCGGTTAGCGGCTGAGCAGCTTGCCGACATGGCTACCCAGTCGGTGTTGAATCTCTTCCAACAGGGCGCGCAAGCCGCAACCGCTGCCGCTGGCCAGAAAGCTGCGGCCGAGGTCGCTGCGATCAACACAGTCACCGCAGCGCAGCAGGCGGCAGACACCGCCCGCGCCGCCAGTTCGGTGGCTGCGGCAAACACGGCCGCCGCTGGCCAGGCCGGTGCTGCAGCAAGTACTGCATCGGCATGGACTCCTGCCGCGATCGCTGCGTCGATCGGCTCGTTCGGTTCAGCGGCTGCGATCGGCCTGGCCGCCGTGGTTGCGGCTATGGCGTTTCAGGCGTTTGCCGAAGGTGGCCACGTGCGCGGGGCTGGTACTACCACAAGCGACTCTATCCCGGCCTGGCTCAGTGACTACGAGTTCGTAACCCGCGCTGCTGTTGTGCAGCAGCCGGGGGCGCTGCCGTTTCTGCACGATTTCAATGAGCGCGGCATGGCTGCCCTGGACGACTGGGCCGGGCGGGTACGCCACGCGACTGGCGGCCTGGCTGGCGTGCCAGCGCCAGCGCTGCCGGCACCGGCGATGCACACAGGGCAACTGACCGAGGGTGGCGGCAACCAGACGATGCTCAAGAACAACATCGACGTGTTCGTCGGTGTGCCTGAGCAATTCATCGTTGAACAAACCTGGGGGCGCGCCGGCAAGGAGCGCTTCTATGCCGAACTGTCTCAGAACGCCGCGACAGTGCGGCAGATATTGGGGTTTTGA
- a CDS encoding phage BR0599 family protein: MTFDARESSTAQGQPVRLYSFSRGVMRWLYCSADRDISIGTQVYRAVRGGVSDPGIRITGDARSDRFEITGPADLSVAQLWRAGQPSNEVALTVFDMHYGDNDPVFALAGRVSSVNWPALDRCRIVCVSRDAEMAEPGLTDPYSRTCTAVLGDPRCGVDLNPLRVDAQIQSIDGIAVYSADVTGYPDGWFTGGYIEWPIGSGEFDRRFIEAHSSTQLKLLGGTAGVPVSGSLRVYPGCDFLFGTCTSKFGNGDRFRGIPNLEGRSPFDGNAVW; this comes from the coding sequence ATGACCTTTGATGCACGCGAGTCTTCAACCGCCCAGGGCCAGCCGGTGCGCCTCTACTCGTTCAGCCGGGGCGTGATGCGCTGGCTGTACTGCTCGGCTGATCGTGATATCTCAATCGGCACTCAGGTCTATCGTGCCGTCAGGGGCGGTGTCAGTGATCCGGGCATCCGTATCACTGGTGATGCACGCTCAGATAGGTTTGAGATCACAGGGCCGGCGGACCTCTCGGTCGCACAACTCTGGCGGGCGGGGCAGCCGAGCAATGAGGTCGCGCTGACTGTGTTCGACATGCACTACGGCGATAATGACCCCGTGTTTGCTTTGGCCGGGCGGGTCAGCTCGGTTAACTGGCCGGCGCTGGACCGGTGCCGGATTGTCTGTGTGTCACGCGACGCAGAAATGGCCGAGCCGGGGCTGACAGACCCGTACTCACGCACGTGTACGGCTGTCCTTGGCGATCCCCGCTGTGGCGTGGATCTCAATCCGCTGCGGGTCGATGCTCAGATCCAGTCGATCGACGGCATCGCAGTCTACAGCGCCGATGTCACCGGCTACCCCGATGGTTGGTTCACTGGCGGCTATATCGAGTGGCCGATCGGCTCGGGCGAGTTCGATCGGCGCTTTATCGAGGCCCATTCAAGTACTCAGCTCAAACTGCTCGGCGGCACAGCCGGGGTGCCGGTTAGCGGGTCACTGCGGGTGTATCCGGGCTGTGATTTTCTGTTCGGTACCTGCACATCAAAATTCGGCAACGGCGATCGGTTTCGGGGAATCCCAAACCTTGAAGGCCGTTCGCCCTTTGACGGCAACGCCGTCTGGTGA
- a CDS encoding DUF6631 family protein has protein sequence MAKRAHKKPPKGAAKPAGHDDLTVMHPELPVSVAGRDLVMREYGFVEGLRLRPVIEPMLQDMETLLLTTPNPTTDQMLDLMGNHIDSFQELLAVASDTDVTFIAGLSQADGMKLADAWWVVNGPFYWRTAVSRAAVQRVQKRMKADGQTSTQPSSGTDTSAPTSAATPGDS, from the coding sequence ATGGCCAAGCGAGCACATAAGAAGCCGCCCAAGGGGGCAGCAAAACCGGCAGGGCATGATGATCTGACCGTGATGCACCCCGAACTGCCTGTAAGCGTCGCGGGGCGTGACCTGGTGATGCGTGAGTACGGGTTTGTTGAAGGGCTGCGCCTGCGGCCCGTCATCGAGCCCATGCTCCAGGATATGGAAACCCTGTTGCTGACTACGCCGAACCCAACCACAGATCAGATGCTGGATCTGATGGGCAACCATATCGACAGTTTCCAGGAGCTGTTGGCAGTAGCCTCTGACACGGACGTCACCTTTATTGCTGGCCTGAGCCAAGCGGACGGCATGAAGCTCGCCGACGCCTGGTGGGTTGTGAACGGCCCTTTTTACTGGCGCACTGCCGTCAGTCGCGCGGCAGTGCAGCGAGTGCAAAAGCGGATGAAGGCCGATGGGCAGACGTCTACGCAACCCTCATCCGGCACGGACACCAGCGCGCCGACCTCGGCAGCTACACCCGGCGACAGTTGA